A stretch of DNA from Methylobacterium sp. CB376:
CCGTCGCGGGTGATGAGCGAGGCCTGGCCGATCATCTCCGACCCGTTCTTCGACAATGGCGGCACCGACAAGGGGCTGTTCTGGCACATCGTGGCGAGCCTGCAGCGCGTGGCGCTCGGCTTCGCGCTCGCCTCCGTGGCGGGCGTGCTGCTCGGCACGCTGGTCGGCCAGTCCGAATGGGCCATGCGCGGCCTCGACCCGATCTTCCAGGTGCTGCGCACCATCCCGCCCCTCGCCTGGCTGCCGCTCTCGCTCGCGGCCTTCCGGGATGGCCAGCCCTCGGCCATCTTCGTGATCTTCATCACCTCGATCTGGCCGATCATCATCAACACGGCGGTCGGAATCCGCAACATCCCGCAGGATTACCGCAACGTCGCGTCGGTGCTCCGGCTCAACGCCTTCGAGTTCTTCGGCAAGATCATGCTGCCCTCGGCGGCGCCCTACATCTTCACCGGTCTTCGCATCGGGGTCGGCCTGTCGTGGCTGGCGATCGTGGCGGCCGAGATGCTGATCGGCGGCGTCGGCATCGGCTTCTTCATCTGGGACGCGTGGAACTCCTCGCATATCAGCGAGATCATCGTCGCCCTCGTCTATGTCGGCGTGATCGGCTTCGTCCTCGACCGCGTGGTCGCCGGGATCGGGCAACTCGTCACCCGCGGCACCGCCAGCGCCTGAGGAGCCCCGCGCCATGAGCCACCTCGTCCTCTCGAATGTCGGCATCAGCTTCACGCGGGCCGGGCGCACCACGGAAGTGCTGCGCGACGTCAACCTCTCGATCGCCAAGGGCGAGTTCGTCTCGCTGATCGGCCATTCGGGCTGCGGCAAGTCGACGGTGCTCAACATCGTGGCGGGCCTGCTGCGCGCCTCGACGGGCGGCGTCCTGCTCGACGACCGCGAGGTCAACAGCCCCGGTCCCGAGCGGGCCGTGGTGTTCCAGAACCACTCGCTCCTGCCCTGGCTCACCGTGCGGGAGAACGTGGCCCTCGCGGTCGACAAGGTGCTGCGCGCCAGGAAGGGCCGGGCGGAGCGGCGCGACTGGGTCGCGCACAACCTCGCCCTCGTGAACATGACGCACGCGGCCGAGAAGCGCCCGCACGAGATCTCCGGCGGCATGAAGCAGCGCGTCGGCATCGCCCGGGCGCTCGCCATGGAGCCGAAGGTGCTGCTGATGGACGAGCCCTTCGGCGCCCTCGACGCCCTGACCCGGGCCCATCTCCAGGACCAGCTCATGGAGATCCACCTGCGCCTGCGCAACACCGTCATCATGATCACCCACGACGTGGACGAGGCGGTGCTCCTCTCCGACCGCATCGTGATGATGACGAACGGCCCCTCCGCCACGATCGGCGAGGTCCTGGCCGTGCCGCTCGCCCGGCCGCGCCGGCGCCTCGACCTCGTCGAGGACCCGACCTACACGCATGCCCGCGCGGAGGTGCTGGAATTCCTCTACGCCCGGCACGCCAAGCCGGCCCTCGCCGCCTGAGGCCGGGACGATGCAGGAACGCCTCGTCGTGGTCGGCAACGGCATGGCCTCGCTCCGCTTCCTGGAGCGGCTGACCGAGCGCCAGGGCGGCCGCTACGCGGTGACGGTCGTCGGCGCCGAGCCGGTGGCGGCCTACAACCGCGTGCTGCTCTCCTCGCTGCTCGGCGGCGAGGTCGACGAGGCCGCCTGCACCTTCCGCGGCCTCGACTGGTACGCCGATCACGGCATCACCCTGGTCACCGGCGCGCCCGCCACCGCCATCGACCGGGAGTCCCGCACCGTCCGGGTCGGGGAGGGGCTCGTCCTCCCCTACGACCGGCTCGTCCTCGCGGTCGGCTCGGTGCCGATCCGCCTGCCGAGGCCCGGGATGGACCTCCCCGGCATCGTCACCTTCCGCGACCTCGCGGACGTGGCGGCGATCCGGCGCGCCGCCGCGCCCGGCGCCCGCGCGGTGGTGATCGGCGGCGGCCTGCTCGGGCTCGAAGCGGCGGTCGGCCTCGCCCGGCTCGGCGCCGAGACGACGCTCCTCCACGTGATGGACCGCCTGATGGAGCGCCAGCTCGACCACGCCGCCGCCGACCTCGTGAGACGGGCCATCGAGGCGCGCGGGGTGCGGGTGCGGCTCGGGGCCGACACCGCCGCGGTCGAGGGCGAGGGGCGCGTCGAGGCCCTGCGCCTCGCCGACGGCGCGACGATCCCGGCCGACCTCGTCGTCCTGTCGGTCGGGGTGCGGCCCTCCACGTCGCTCGCCGCCGCCTCGGGCCTCGCGGTCGGGCGCGGCATCCGGGTCGACGACCGGATGACCACCTCCGACCCGTCCGTCTTCGCCCTCGGCGAGTGCGCCGAGCACCGGGGCATGACCTACGGCCTCGTCGAGCCGGCCTACGAGCAGGCCGAGGTGCTGGCCCGCCACCTCTGCGGCGAGGCGGCCGCCTACGCGGGCACCGCCCTCTCCACCAGCCTGAAGGTCTCCGGCCTGCCGGTCTTCTCGGCCGGGCTCGTGGACGTGCCGGAGGGCGCCGAGGCCGTGACCTGGAGCGATCCGGCGGCGGGGCTCTACCGCAAGCTCGTCATCGCCGAGAACCGCCTCCTCGGCGCGGTCTTCGTCGGCGACGTCGCCGAGCAGGGCTGGTGCAAGGCCCTGATCCGCTCGGGCGAGCGCCTCGCCCGCGCCGACCGGGACGACCTGATCTTCGGTCGCCCGGCTCCCCAACCCCTCGCAGCGTGAAGGAGCGCGCAATGGCCGACGACTTCGACGCCGAGCAGAAGCGTTACCTCGAAGGATTCGCGAACGGGATCCAGGCCGTCCGCCTGACCGGCGGGATCGGCCTCGGCGGCGCGGCGGCCCCGCCGGCCGCCGAGCCGACCGGGCCCGACGCCATCCACATCAAGGCCCAGGACCGGGTCGTGAAGGCCGGCGGCAAGCTCGCCGACCAGGAGAAGTGGAAGCGCGCCGAGAACCCCTTCGACGGGCACAACCGCCTGATCGCCGAGGCCGAAACCGGCAAGGCGCCCAAGCCCGAGGACAATTTCCGCTGGCGCTACCACGGCCTGTTCTGGGTCGCGCCGGCCCAGAACTCCTACATGTGCCGCCTGCGCATCCCGAACGGGATCCTGCAGCACTGGCAGTTCGCCGGCATCGCCGACCTCGCGGATGCCCATGGCGGCGGCTACGCCCACGTCACCACGCGGGCGAACCTGCAGGTGCGCGAGATCGCCCCCGAGCACGGCCAGCCCTTCCTCGACGGGCTCGTGGATCTCGGCCTGACCGCCCGGGGGGCCGGCGCCGACAACATCCGCAACGTCACCGGCTCGCCGACCGCCGGCATCGACGCCCAGGAACTCCTCGACACCCGCCCCCTCGCCAGGTCCTGGCACAACTGGATCCTGAACGACCGCTCCCTGTACGGCCTGCCGCGCAAGTTCAACGTGGCGTTCGACGGCGGCGGCGTGCTGCCGGTGCTGGAGGAGACGAACGACATCGGCTTCCAGGCGGTCGAGGTGGCGGAGGGCGCCGCGGTCGCGCCGGGCCTCTGGATGCGCCTCGTGCTCGGCGGCATCACCGGCCACCGCGACATCGCCCGCGACACCGGCGTGGTGCTGCGCCCGAGCGCGTGCAACCGGGTCGCGGACGCGATCCTGCGCGTCTTCATCGAGAACGGCGACCGCACCAACCGCAACAAGGCCCGGCTGAAATACGTCCTCGACGCCTGGGGCTTCGACGCCTACCTCGCCGCCGTCGAGGACAAGCTCGGGCGCAGGCTCGACCGGGTCGATCCGGCCCATATCAGGCCCCGGGGCGGCTTCGACCGCTTCGCCCATGTCGGCGTGCATCCCCAGAAGCAGGCGGGCCTGAACTGGATCGGCGTCGTGCTGCCGGTCGGCAAGATGACGACCGACCAGATGCGCGCCCTCGCGCAGATCGCCCGGGAATGCGGCGACGGCCTGATCCGCCTCACCGTCTGGCAGAATTTCCTGATCTCGGGCGTGCCGGACGCCCGCGTGGCGGAGGTCGAGGCCCGGGTCGCGGCGCTCGGCCTGACCACCAAGGCGTCGAGCATCCGGGCC
This window harbors:
- the ntrB gene encoding nitrate ABC transporter permease, giving the protein MALGTSIGGLAAARRKGEASRGPLVTAAGLRALAARIVPPLVVLGLFLLVWQVLCDRPGAGLPAPSRVMSEAWPIISDPFFDNGGTDKGLFWHIVASLQRVALGFALASVAGVLLGTLVGQSEWAMRGLDPIFQVLRTIPPLAWLPLSLAAFRDGQPSAIFVIFITSIWPIIINTAVGIRNIPQDYRNVASVLRLNAFEFFGKIMLPSAAPYIFTGLRIGVGLSWLAIVAAEMLIGGVGIGFFIWDAWNSSHISEIIVALVYVGVIGFVLDRVVAGIGQLVTRGTASA
- a CDS encoding ABC transporter ATP-binding protein, with the translated sequence MSHLVLSNVGISFTRAGRTTEVLRDVNLSIAKGEFVSLIGHSGCGKSTVLNIVAGLLRASTGGVLLDDREVNSPGPERAVVFQNHSLLPWLTVRENVALAVDKVLRARKGRAERRDWVAHNLALVNMTHAAEKRPHEISGGMKQRVGIARALAMEPKVLLMDEPFGALDALTRAHLQDQLMEIHLRLRNTVIMITHDVDEAVLLSDRIVMMTNGPSATIGEVLAVPLARPRRRLDLVEDPTYTHARAEVLEFLYARHAKPALAA
- a CDS encoding NAD(P)/FAD-dependent oxidoreductase — protein: MQERLVVVGNGMASLRFLERLTERQGGRYAVTVVGAEPVAAYNRVLLSSLLGGEVDEAACTFRGLDWYADHGITLVTGAPATAIDRESRTVRVGEGLVLPYDRLVLAVGSVPIRLPRPGMDLPGIVTFRDLADVAAIRRAAAPGARAVVIGGGLLGLEAAVGLARLGAETTLLHVMDRLMERQLDHAAADLVRRAIEARGVRVRLGADTAAVEGEGRVEALRLADGATIPADLVVLSVGVRPSTSLAAASGLAVGRGIRVDDRMTTSDPSVFALGECAEHRGMTYGLVEPAYEQAEVLARHLCGEAAAYAGTALSTSLKVSGLPVFSAGLVDVPEGAEAVTWSDPAAGLYRKLVIAENRLLGAVFVGDVAEQGWCKALIRSGERLARADRDDLIFGRPAPQPLAA
- a CDS encoding NirA family protein; this translates as MADDFDAEQKRYLEGFANGIQAVRLTGGIGLGGAAAPPAAEPTGPDAIHIKAQDRVVKAGGKLADQEKWKRAENPFDGHNRLIAEAETGKAPKPEDNFRWRYHGLFWVAPAQNSYMCRLRIPNGILQHWQFAGIADLADAHGGGYAHVTTRANLQVREIAPEHGQPFLDGLVDLGLTARGAGADNIRNVTGSPTAGIDAQELLDTRPLARSWHNWILNDRSLYGLPRKFNVAFDGGGVLPVLEETNDIGFQAVEVAEGAAVAPGLWMRLVLGGITGHRDIARDTGVVLRPSACNRVADAILRVFIENGDRTNRNKARLKYVLDAWGFDAYLAAVEDKLGRRLDRVDPAHIRPRGGFDRFAHVGVHPQKQAGLNWIGVVLPVGKMTTDQMRALAQIARECGDGLIRLTVWQNFLISGVPDARVAEVEARVAALGLTTKASSIRAGLVACTGNRGCKFAASDTKGHALMIADHVEARVRDLDVPVNLHLTGCHHSCAQHYIGDIGLIGAKVVVSEEGDTVEGYDIVVGGGFGEAARIGTEIWKAVRAEECPGRVEALLRDYLAHRTGPQESFQAFTARRGPEALKGLAEARMLEAAE